A region from the Mercenaria mercenaria strain notata chromosome 7, MADL_Memer_1, whole genome shotgun sequence genome encodes:
- the LOC128558384 gene encoding uncharacterized protein LOC128558384, whose protein sequence is MDSPADELRDFSLRLSYVLDFIGVNETTVMMRRRTGLILESLGTLQPYVINDGNSTTFKFGSQTEGTTTLGLNSDCDTLMCDNRYNIIQVSGQWEQGKRNLMMLRDNVAPGYCRLQLFKSDIPEACEDLPDDNFEYDDEGRVLMKNTRVCSLLPGEIRHGPSSSNKNLNMDLLIGFPCKSWPTEALPWVTRTTEDQWPGRNLKCFAVNSGCFVVPTGHCLSETERLEWRISTSIAERCLMFNMNITQIRCYVVLKMLMKKILKGTVTSYQCKTVLMHLVEITNSELWREETLISCIIMSLRLLQLCVLINICPHYFIPENNLLDGRLNLETRQNIVFIIGNIIDNIRTKILGINIDDIGDRLNAAYFMSPKDVRQRVYRELQSELYCNTHVSFLQIVKDSDNHTHIMNCDDMKDRIRKVLKFRQNGSCSERAAAEMLTPLLCTTLGTMLASADISRGRCISAKSLQWLSFGIDSDVASGRLKLASVLFCSGCVGKASMILNDVEERYDTRVTVPICFCMGTFTRRTTSSSAMFSENCFLYYDNKTTLNINVAFGVVFTRKEIHCVPKGLKHEMFRCTKEERRTRNNALDYWTDWAVVDSLPYLYYLQYMTYRRLDNRAGQQRALGRLIHTIDTEPSLFHRETALNLLGQCMEIEDRIMDALTCYRRSLSWRTTHNVARWHIVKLLYRFM, encoded by the coding sequence ATGGATAGCCCAGCAGACGAGTTACGTGATTTTTCTCTCCGCCTGTCATATGTTCTGGATTTTATAGGAGTGAATGAGACGACAGTTATGATGAGGAGAAGAACGGGACTTATATTGGAAAGTCTAGGTACACTGCAACCTTATGTCATCAATGATGGTAATTCCACAACATTTAAATTTGGTAGTCAAACAGAAGGAACTACTACATTAGGACTTAATTCTGATTGTGATACATTAATGTGCGACAACAGGTACAATATAATACAAGTCTCGGGTCAATGGGAGCAAGGTAAAAGAAACTTAATGATGCTTCGGGACAATGTAGCACCAGGTTATTGTAGACTTCAGTTGTTTAAGTCAGATATTCCTGAAGCATGTGAAGATTTACCTGATGATAACTTTGAATATGATGATGAAGGACGAGTTCTGATGAAAAATACTCGTGTCTGTAGTCTTCTTCCGGGAGAAATACGACATGGTCCGTCttcatcaaataaaaatttaaacatggaTCTTTTGATTGGATTCCCATGTAAGAGCTGGCCAACGGAAGCTCTACCATGGGTAACAAGAACTACGGAAGACCAATGGCCTGGTAGGAATCTCAAGTGTTTTGCTGTAAACAGTGGATGTTTTGTCGTGCCTACTGGACACTGCTTGAGTGAAACTGAAAGACTAGAATGGAGAATATCTACGTCTATAGCAGAACGCTGCCTGATGTTCAACATGAATATTACACAGATCAGATGTTACGTTGTTCTAAAAATGCTAATGAAAAAAATTCTAAAGGGAACTGTGACAAGCTATcaatgtaaaactgttttaatgcATTTAGTTGAAATAACAAACTCGGAACTATGGAGAGAGGAAACTCTTATTTCTTGTATTATAATGAGTTTGCGACTTCTGCAATTATGCGTACTCATAAATATTTGTCCGCATTATTTCATTCCAGAAAATAATTTACTAGATGGGCGATTGAATCTAGAAACGAGACAAAATATAGTGTTCATAATAGGAAATATAATTGACAATATCCGTACCAAAATATTAGGTATAAACATAGATGATATAGGTGATCGGCTTAATGCGGCTTATTTTATGTCTCCAAAAGATGTTCGTCAGCGTGTATACAGGGAGCTACAATCTGAATTGTATTGCAACACTCATGTATCATTTCTTCAAATAGTAAAAGATTCAGATAATCATACTCATATTAtgaattgtgatgatatgaaagATCGTATTCGGAAGGTGTTGAAATTCCGCCAGAACGGCAGCTGTTCTGAACGTGCTGCAGCCGAAATGTTAACACCTTTACTATGTACCACATTAGGTACAATGTTAGCATCTGCTGACATATCACGTGGTCGGTGTATTTCTGCAAAATCATTACAATGGCTGTCGTTCGGTATTGACTCTGATGTTGCATCCGGGCGTCTGAAACTAGCGTCTGTTTTATTCTGTTCTGGATGTGTAGGCAAGGCGTCAATGATTCTTAATGATGTGGAAGAAAGGTACGATACAAGAGTTACTGTACCGATATGTTTTTGCATGGGCACATTTACTCGTCGTACCACAAGCAGCAGCGCAATGTTTTCAGAAAACtgtttcttatattatgataacAAAACTACACTGAATATAAATGTTGCCTTCGGGGTTGTATTTACCAGAAAGGAGATACATTGTGTTCCCAAGGGTCTGAAGCATGAAATGTTCAGATGTACTAAGGAAGAACGCCGGACCAGAAATAATGCCTTAGACTACTGGACAGATTGGGCGGTTGTTGATTCACTTCCATACCTATACTACCTACAGTATATGACATATAGAAGACTTGACAATCGCGCTGGTCAGCAGAGAGCTCTAGGCAGACTGATTCATACGATTGATACAGAACCCAGCCTCTTCCACAGGGAAACAGCACTGAATTTACTAGGTCAGTGTATGGAGATTGAGGATAGAATAATGGACGCACTGACTTGTTACAGAAGGTCACTGAGCTGGAGAACCACCCATAACGTCGCCAGATGGCATATTGTTAAGCTGCTATatagatttatgtaa